A window of the Chlorocebus sabaeus isolate Y175 chromosome 8, mChlSab1.0.hap1, whole genome shotgun sequence genome harbors these coding sequences:
- the TCF24 gene encoding transcription factor 24 codes for MERDRPAGSPLSVSAEPAPLAAAIRDSSTELTGPGPAGPGGGARSGSGRPAAANAARERSRVQTLRHAFLELQRTLPSVPPDTKLSKLDVLLLATTYIAHLTRSLQDDAEAAADPGLGSLRGEGYLHPVKKWPMRSRLYVGATGQFLKHSVSGEKTNNDNTPTDSQP; via the exons ATGGAGCGCGACCGCCCCGCGGGCAGCCCTCTCAGCGTCAGCGCCGAGCCCGCGCCCCTGGCCGCCGCCATCCGCGACTCGAGTACCGAGCTGACCGGGCCGGGGCCGGCGGGCCCCGGGGGCGGTGCGCGTTCCGGGAGCGGGCGGCCGGCGGCTGCGAATGCAGCGCGGGAGCGCAGCCGGGTGCAGACCCTGCGGCACGCCTTCCTGGAGCTGCAGCGCACGCTGCCGTCCGTGCCGCCCGACACCAAGCTATCCAAGTTGGACGTGCTGCTGCTGGCCACCACCTACATCGCGCACCTCACCCGCAGCCTGCAGGACGACGCCGAGGCGGCGGCGGACCCCGGGTTGGGCTCCCTGCGCGGCGAAGGCTACCTGCACCCGGTCAAG AAATGGCCCATGCGATCAAGATTGTACGTCGGTGCTACTGGTCAGTTTCTGAAGCATTCTGTTTctggagaaaaaacaaataatgacaaCACTCCAACAGACTCACAGCCTTAG